Part of the Urocitellus parryii isolate mUroPar1 chromosome 2, mUroPar1.hap1, whole genome shotgun sequence genome, GATCTTGACAGAATGTCCCCAACAGGTTAGCAGAGAGCCTTTGGTTGGGTAGTCTGAGAGAAAGAGTCAAGGAGGGAATGTCTGCTGGCAGCGAGGGACAACCAGCAGTCGTCTCCACCTGACAGATTCTGGGGAGCCATCCCCACACACAGGACTGCTGTATCCCAGGCAGGAGGGAGAAAGCTGTCCTTGGATCATGCCAGTCACAGCCTAGATGACCCCCGGCTGGGCGATTAAGACTGTCAGAATGCTGTGGAAAGGCGCcagcccagcaggagggagggaggcagaacaGAACGTCTTGTGCTCCCCCAAAAGCCATGCCCATTCCACTCAACATCCCCCATCCCCCCGCGATGAACCCTCATTACCAGCTGGTGTGAGCCCGTTCCTGCAGTCCCTGCACTGTAGGGACACATGCTCCGTCCCATTGTCTTACATTCCAGATCTCCCCTCGCCACCGCCACCATTCCCCTTGTTAAGCTGGTGGTAAGGAAGGCCTTTGTCACCCTGTGTTTCAGGAGTCGTGCAGCATTTGCAGAATGGCCAGCTGCTGGGGGACATCTACCTAAAGAAACACAAACTCCTGCCGAGTGACTGGTCCCCGGACCAGCTTTACCTAGAGACCACGGGAAGGAGCCGCACCCTACAGAGCGGGCTGGCCTTGCTCTATGGCTTCCTCCCAGATTTTGACTGGAAGAAGATCTATTTCCGGCACCAGCCAAGTGTGCTCTTCTGCTCCGGAAACTGCTATTGCCCCGTGAGAAACCAGTATCTGGAAAAGGAGCAGCGTCGCCAGTACCTCCTGCGGTTGAAGAACAGCCAGCTGGAGCAGACCTATGGGGAGATGGCCAAGATCGTGAACGTCCCCACCAAGCTGCTCCGGGCTGCCAACCCCATCGACTCCATGCTTTGTCACTTCTGCCACAACGTCAGCTTCCCCTGCACCAGCAGCGGCTGTTTCGACATGGAGCACTTCAAGGTGATCAAGATGCACCAGATCGAGGATGAGAAAGAGAGGCGCAAGAAGAGACTGTACCTGGGGTACTCGCTGCTGGGCGCCCACCCCATTCTCAATCAAACCATCGATCGGATGCAGCGCATTGCCGAGGGCAGGAAGGACGAGGTCTTTGCCCTCTACTCTGCCCACGACGTCACTCTGTCACCAGTTCTCAGTGCCTTGGGCCTTTCGGAAGCCAGGTTCCCGAGGTTTGCCGCCAGGCTCATCTTTGAGCTCTGGCAAGACAGAGAAAAGCCCAGCGAACATTCTGTGCGGATTCTCTACAATGGAGTCGACGTGACATTCCACACCTTCTTCTGCCAGGACCACCACAAGCGTTCTTCCAAGCCCATGTGTCCTCTTGAGAACTTGGTCCGCTTTGTCAAAAGGGACATGTTTGTGACCCTGGACAGCAGTAGTACTAATTATCATGATGCCTGTCACAGGGAAGGAGTCTAAAGATACATGGTACAGCCTACATTGGTACCGAGGGCTGGCAGGGTTCTCTTCTACTTCTGTCTGTTGGTAAAGGTACgagaatattgatttttaaaggtGAAAACTTGCGTTTTGGAGCCACAGAGGCGGTCCAGGCTGAACACTAAGCACATGTTCTAAGTTGGTACGTGAGTTACTCAGTACACAATAGCCAGTACACAGGAAGAAGGAGGTACTGTTTCATAGCCAGACCACTCCGAATGCCAGGTTAATAGTCACTATCCAAAGTTGCCAATCAAAGTTTGTATTCCTTTGGCCTGCCGTAGAACCAGCAAACCTTAGCCAAATTTTCTTAATCTTGGACACTTTTA contains:
- the Pxylp1 gene encoding 2-phosphoxylose phosphatase 1; the protein is MLFRNRFLLLLALAALLAFLSLSLQFFHLIPMSAARNGASSKSRKRIMPDPVTEPPVTDPVYEALLYCNIPRVAERSMEGHAPHHFKLVSVQVLIRHGDRYPLYAIPKTKRPEIDCTLMANRKPYHPKLEAFVNHMSKGSGSSFESPLNSMPLYPNHALCEMGELTQTGVVQHLQNGQLLGDIYLKKHKLLPSDWSPDQLYLETTGRSRTLQSGLALLYGFLPDFDWKKIYFRHQPSVLFCSGNCYCPVRNQYLEKEQRRQYLLRLKNSQLEQTYGEMAKIVNVPTKLLRAANPIDSMLCHFCHNVSFPCTSSGCFDMEHFKVIKMHQIEDEKERRKKRLYLGYSLLGAHPILNQTIDRMQRIAEGRKDEVFALYSAHDVTLSPVLSALGLSEARFPRFAARLIFELWQDREKPSEHSVRILYNGVDVTFHTFFCQDHHKRSSKPMCPLENLVRFVKRDMFVTLDSSSTNYHDACHREGV